The genomic segment CGGAAATTATAATAAAGGTAAGGAGGGGGAAAACAGAGATGAAAACGGATTCAAGTGTGATTGGGAACAAAGGCGCTCCAATTAATCGCATTACATGGATACAGTTTAAACGGCAATTATATCCGCAGACCTTTGTACTTTTAGGGGTTTTATTCCTATTAATCTTTTCTTACATTCCAATGATTGGGATCATAATGGCGTTCAAGGATTACAAAATTTCTACAGGTGTTCAGGGGATTTTCACGAGCGATTGGGTTGGACTCAAATATTTTTATGAGTTTGTGAACGATTACAGGTTTTATGACCTGGTTAGAAATACATTGGTAATCAGTATTCTGAAAATTATTTTTGCTTTTCCAATCCCGATCTTGTTCGCCATTATGTTGAATGAGCTGCGAGGAATGGCATTCAAGCGAATTGTACAAACCGTCAGTTACTTCCCGCACTTTATCTCTTGGGTTGTTGTGTTGGGATTGGCATATGTATTTCTTTCCGCTCAAGATGGTATCGTCAATACGTTATTGATGAATCTGCATATTATCGACAAGCCATTAAACATATTAACCGATCCAAGCAAGTTTTGGGGATTGGCAGTCGGAAGTGCTGTTTGGAAAGAAGCTGGTTGGTGGACGATCATTTTCTTGGCAGCGATTGCAGGAATCAACCCTTCCCTATATGAAGCAGCTCAGATGGATGGCGCTGGTCGTCTAAAACGAATCTGGCATATAACATTGCCTGGTATGCAAGGTGCGGTTATTGTTGTAATGGTTATGTCAATCGGTAGTCTACTGGGCGGCGGTTTGGTTGGTTCAAACTTTGAACAAGCTTTCTTGCTCGGAAATTCTGTAAACAGTGATACGTCTGAAATTGTCCAAACTTATGCCTTTAAGGTTGGTCTTGCAGAGGGACGGTTTGCATATGCGACAGCGATTGATTTTGTACAATCAATGATTTCGGTATTTTTAATTTTCACAAGCAACTATTTGGCTAAGAAATTTTCAGGACAGGGGTTATTCTAATGGATAGCATACTCAAACATTGGCGACGAAGAACCTTTGAGGATTGGGTTGTTGACACGTTAAATACGCTCTTGATGCTAGTTGTTTTAATCGCTACTTTATATCCATTTTATTATGTTCTCATCATTTCATTTAATGAAGGCGTTGATGCATCAAGAGGAGGGATTTACTTCTGGCCGAGGAAATTTACTTTAGAAAATTATACGACCTTCATTAATGATTATAAATGGAGAGCTGGTTTTCTTGTATCTTCTGCACGAACGATCGTTGGAACAGTGTTAGGTGTGTTATTTACAAGCCTTGTTGCTTACGGCCTGTCGTACAAGAATCTGATTTTTAAGAAGATATACTTTCCAATCATTATCGTAGCCATGTACTTCTCAGGTGGCTTAATTCCTTATTATGTTGTCCTTCGAGAATTGCATCTGTTGAATCACTTTGGTGTGTATGTCATTCCGACGATGTTAAATTTATTTTTCCTGCTCATTGCGATTTCATTCTTTAGAGAAATTCCGGAAGATTTGCAAGAGTCAGCGCGAATTGATGGAGCAAGTGATCTGAAGATTTTCTATACCATTATTCTTCCTGTATCACGGCCGCTTCTGGCTACGATGTCGCTATTTCTAGGTGTTGGCCAATGGAATTCATGGATGGATTCAGCCTATTTCGTCCAGAATGAGAACCTTCGTACATTGACATACCGGATGATTGAAATAACGAATCAAAGTACGATGCCGCTTGATGCAGCGAGCTCTGCTTACGCGAGCACAATGACCACGGTTACGACGTTTTCGATTCAAATTACAGCGATGGTTGTCGCGATATTGCCGATCGTCTGCGTCTATCCTTTCTTACAGAAGCATTTCGTAAAAGGTGTAATGCTCGGCGCAGTGAAAGGCTAATAATCTGCTATTAAAATCGAATGGTTTTAATATAAAAAAACAATTTATTGGGGGAATATCGATGCAACAAATGGGCAGAAAGAAACGGGTCAACTCATTCATCGTCATCGGCATGATGGTTTCATTACTCTCGGCTTGCTCAGGGAACAGCAGTTCCGAAAGCCCGGCAGCTAATGCCGGAGGACAAGTAACTCCATCAGAATCGACAAGCAGTAAAGAACCTGTTGAGTTGAGTGTATTCGTCAACCATCCGTGGTTCCCTGTTAAAGATTGGTCTGGTTCCATTCCTGAAATGATTACCGAGAAAACAGGCGTTAAACTTAAAGTGACTGTAGCAGCAGATGATAAGCAGCTGCCATTGATGATTGCATCTGGCGACTTGCCTGACTTGGTCTTCACATCTACTAATCTAGATCGACTGGCGGATCCTGCAGTATCTTACTCCTGGAATGAACTGATTGAGAAATACGCACCTGACTTTAAGCCAGACCAGGATCGAATTGCAATTAATACGGAAACTGATGGTAATTTCTATACGATCCGAAATAACTTCGCTACGCAAGCGGAATGGGATGCCAATCCTAATGCGTCGGTTTCACCTGGCGCACTTGGGATTCGCCAAGATATTATGGATGCATTGGGCAAACCTGCTCTCAACAATTTGCAAGATCTTGAAAACATTCTCGGGCAAGTGAAAGCGAAATACCCGGATATGATTCCACTTATGCTCGATAAAAACTGGGGCTATTATTATTTAAAGCAGCAATTCGGTATCCCGACGATAACGACGGATCTGTATGAGAAGGATGGTAAAGTGTCATACTATATTAACCATCCGAAGAGTCTTGACTACTACAAATATATAAACAGTCTTTATCGTAACGAATATATTACCGGTGAGAACTTTGCTTTCAAAGACACGCTTCGAGATAATGATTATGTCTTGAAAGGCAAAGTATTTGCTGAGGCAGATAATACGAATGATATTGATAACATGAACAGCCAAATTAAGCTGGACAATAACGCTAAACTTACCCAGTTGGTAAAACCTTTGGGCAGCGATGCTAAATATTATAATGCCAGTGTCGGTTGGTCTGGTGTATATATAACCAAAGAAAACAAAAACCCAGAAGCCTCCATCAAGTTTATGCAATACATGTTCTCTGAAGAAGGCCAGAAACTGGGATTGTGGGGTATTGAAGGCAAACACTATAAATGGAATAACGAAGGCAAATATCCTGAGCTGCTTTATAAGCAAGGTGACAGCGATTACATTAATAAAGAAGGAATAGGGTTCTGGGGATTGAT from the Paenibacillus sp. BIHB 4019 genome contains:
- a CDS encoding ABC transporter permease subunit, producing the protein MKTDSSVIGNKGAPINRITWIQFKRQLYPQTFVLLGVLFLLIFSYIPMIGIIMAFKDYKISTGVQGIFTSDWVGLKYFYEFVNDYRFYDLVRNTLVISILKIIFAFPIPILFAIMLNELRGMAFKRIVQTVSYFPHFISWVVVLGLAYVFLSAQDGIVNTLLMNLHIIDKPLNILTDPSKFWGLAVGSAVWKEAGWWTIIFLAAIAGINPSLYEAAQMDGAGRLKRIWHITLPGMQGAVIVVMVMSIGSLLGGGLVGSNFEQAFLLGNSVNSDTSEIVQTYAFKVGLAEGRFAYATAIDFVQSMISVFLIFTSNYLAKKFSGQGLF
- a CDS encoding carbohydrate ABC transporter permease; translation: MDSILKHWRRRTFEDWVVDTLNTLLMLVVLIATLYPFYYVLIISFNEGVDASRGGIYFWPRKFTLENYTTFINDYKWRAGFLVSSARTIVGTVLGVLFTSLVAYGLSYKNLIFKKIYFPIIIVAMYFSGGLIPYYVVLRELHLLNHFGVYVIPTMLNLFFLLIAISFFREIPEDLQESARIDGASDLKIFYTIILPVSRPLLATMSLFLGVGQWNSWMDSAYFVQNENLRTLTYRMIEITNQSTMPLDAASSAYASTMTTVTTFSIQITAMVVAILPIVCVYPFLQKHFVKGVMLGAVKG
- a CDS encoding extracellular solute-binding protein, whose translation is MQQMGRKKRVNSFIVIGMMVSLLSACSGNSSSESPAANAGGQVTPSESTSSKEPVELSVFVNHPWFPVKDWSGSIPEMITEKTGVKLKVTVAADDKQLPLMIASGDLPDLVFTSTNLDRLADPAVSYSWNELIEKYAPDFKPDQDRIAINTETDGNFYTIRNNFATQAEWDANPNASVSPGALGIRQDIMDALGKPALNNLQDLENILGQVKAKYPDMIPLMLDKNWGYYYLKQQFGIPTITTDLYEKDGKVSYYINHPKSLDYYKYINSLYRNEYITGENFAFKDTLRDNDYVLKGKVFAEADNTNDIDNMNSQIKLDNNAKLTQLVKPLGSDAKYYNASVGWSGVYITKENKNPEASIKFMQYMFSEEGQKLGLWGIEGKHYKWNNEGKYPELLYKQGDSDYINKEGIGFWGLMSNSAAIDIADPNIESSHVKKAAKDTMVLVPALGLLVPKSDSEEGVILSKLKEMISTEEVRIFMSDSEESAVKAYNDMLAKAEQIGLSKYEAWLNKKYEEVKPLFQK